Below is a genomic region from Halobacterium sp. CBA1132.
GACGACGCCGCCGGCCTGCCGGACGAGGTGGACGCCGGCGACGGAGTCCCACGCGTTCACGGTGACGTTCGTAATCGCGCCTTCGAGTTGCCCGCTGGCGACCATCGAGAGGACGGCCTGCGCGCAGCCGTAGCGCCGCATGTCCCCGAACCGGGAGACGATGGCGTCGCAGGCGCGGGCGTACTGGTCGCGGTCGTCGAAGTCCCACCAGATGGTGGGTGCGACGACGAACGTCTCCGGGTCGGTCTTCGCGCTGACCGCGACCGGCTCACCGTCGCGCGCCACCTCGCCGTCCCCAGCGACGTACGTGTCCCCGAGCGCGGGCAGTACGTTCGCGGCGGCAACCGTTTCGCCGTCCTTGACGGCCGCGACAGAGGTCGCCCAAATCTGGGTGTCGCGCACGAAGTTGTTCGTGCCGTCGATGGGGTCGATGACCCACGCCGCCCCCGTCTCGGGGACTTCCTTCAGTTCGTCTTCCTCCTCGCCGACGATGGCGTCCTCGGGGTGGGTCTCCCGAATCACTTCGATGACGCGGCGCTGGGCGTCCCGGTCGGCCTGCGTGACGACGTCCGTCTTCCCGGACTTCGTCTCCACGTCGATGCCCGTGCGGAACGCCTCCAGCGCGACTTCGCTGCCTGCGAGCGCGGCGCGTTCGGCGACGCTCGCGCGGTCCTCGTTCATGCCCGGAGTGGCGGCCTGACACCCCAAAGAGTCGTCGGTCCGAACCGTCGCCGTCGCTGTCCGGGTAGTCACACAGAAGCGTTTTTGCGAGGGAAGTCCGCCTCGCGGACTTCCCGCATCCCGCGGCGCGCGAGGCGCCGGCGATGCGAGGGAAGGGATTCGAACCCTCGAACTCCTACGAGAACGGATCTTGAGTCCGTCGCCGTTGGCCGAGCTTGGCTACCCTCGCACGCGTCGAGTAGTCGGCGCGTGCGGGGTTTAGGCGTTGCGAATCGGGGTGGGGGCGCTCAGTCGTCGTCGCCGAGCACGCGCGAGGCGACCGGTCCCGTGGAGGCGTCGTCTTCGACGTCCCGGAGCAGGAAGCGCTTGCGGACGACGTCGTAGGCGAAGACGACGGTGCCGAGGATGAGCATGGTGTCCCCGGGGAACCGCGCCCAGAACAGCAACTGGACGAGGTCGCGGTTGTAGAACGAAAGCGAGCGCGCGACGGCGTACCCCTCCGTGAACGCGGTTTCCAGCTGGAGGAAGCCCACGGGGAGCAGGGAGAGCCCGACCATCACGGCGAGGCCGGCGTTCCACAGCCAGAACGCCCACCAGAGCCGCTTCCCGTTCCACTTCTCGGGGTCGACGGAGAGCCGCAGCATGTACGTCGCCATGCCGAGCGCGAGGAACCCGAACGCGCCGAACATCGCGGCGTGGGCGTGCGCGACCGTGAGGTAGGTGCCGTGTTCGTAGTAGTTGATGAGCGGGAGGTTGATGAAGAACCCGAGCACGCCCGCGCCGACGAAGTTCCACACGCCGGAGGCGATGATGAACGCGAACGGGAGCTTGTAGTGGAACGTCTCGTCGCTCGCCGAGAGCGCGCGGTACTGGCCGAGCGCCTCGAAGAGAATGAGAATCAGCGGGACGAGTTCCAGCGTGGAGAAGACGCTCCCGAACGGAATCCAGACGTCGGGCTGGCCGATCCACCAGTAGTGGTGGCTGACGCCGATGACGCCGCTGCCCATCACGAACAGCACCTGCAGGGCGACGGCTTTCTCCGCGGAGCGCTTGCGAAGCAGGCCCATGGAGACGAGCGTGATGCCGACGATGGCGACGATGAAGAACTCGAAGGCGCCCTCCACCCACATGTGGACGACCCACCACCGCCAGAACTCCGTCATCACGATGTTCGAGTCGGGCGTGTACAGCATCCCCGCGACGAACAGTAGGCCGATGGACCCGCCCGCGTACAGAATCATGTGCGCAAGTCCGAAGCGCTGCTCGCGGGCGAGCAGGGGTTTGAGGCCGCGGTACGCGAGGAACGCCCAGATGGCGAACCCGAGCAGGAGGCCGATCTGCCAGACGCGCCCGACTTCCACGTACTCGAGGCCTTCGTTGCCGAGCAGCCACCACAGTTGGCCGTCGAAGAAGCCCTGCGAGCCGAGGTAGATGCCGACGAACCCGCCGACGACGACCAACAGCAGCGTGCCGAGCAGGCCGTTGATGGCGGACTCTTGGCGGTCGGGTTCGTGGCCGGTCAGGAGGCCGGGCAGGAACAGACCGGCGCCGATCCACATCGTCGCAATCCAGAGGATGCCCAAGTCGAGGTGATAGGTCTTCGTGATGGCGAACGGCAGCCACTGGATGACGTCGACGCCGAGCGCTTCACCGATGCCGAAGAACGCGTCGCGCTCGACGTAGTAGTGTGCGAGCAACGCCCCGAGTAACACTTGGGCGACGAACAACAGCGCCGCGACCGGGATGAACCGAGTGGCGGCGCGCTGGCTCGGCAACAGATTCACCTCCGCGGGGTCGGGGACTTCGATGCCCTTCGTGGACGGTTCGGGGAGGTCGATGCTGTTGTACAGCCAGACGCCGAGGCCGGCGCCGCCGACGAGCAACACCATCGCGATGGCGCTCCACACCATCGTGCCGCCCGTGGGTTCGTTGCCGGCCAGTGGGTTGTACGGCCAGTCGTTCGTGTAACTGTGGTCGGTACCGGGGCGGTTCGCGTGTGAGACCAGCGCCGTCCACATCGCGAAGTCCGCGAACTTCCGCGCGTCCTCCGCGGACCCGATCATGCCCTCGGGGATGCCGCGTTCGGCGTCGCCCTCGTGGTAGCGCTCGACGTACACCTCTCGGACTTGCTCGTGGGCGTACGCCTCCGCGGCGGTGTACTCGGCGGTCTCGCCGGACATCGTGCGGTCGAGGTCGGCGGTCACGCGACTGTCGACGCCGGCCTGCTGTTCGGCCGAGAGGTCGCCGTACGCCTCGCCGTAGCGCTCGTCGGCGTAGTACTCCCGCATGAACTGGGTTTTCAGTTCGAGCGCGTCGGCGGTGTAGTCCTCGCCGAAGTACGCGCCGTTGCCGAGAATCGACCCGTGGTTCATCAGGGCGTTCGACTGGAAGACGGCCTTGCCGTCCTGAATCGACTCGTGGGTGGCGACCACGTCGCCGTCGGGCCCGACGAGTTCGTCGGGAATCGGCGGCTGGTGCTGGTAGGAGTAGGCGGCACCAGCGCCCATGACGACGAGATTCAGGACGAACACGACCGCGAGTATCTTCGCGAGCGTCGACCTAGTGACGTCCATATTGCGGCGTTCAATTCGACGCAGGAAAAGGCTGCGGCGGATTCTAAGTCCGTGGGCACGGAGCCGCTACACCGGGATGTACGGGATAGCGAAGATGTTCGCGTGCGCTACTCGAGGAGTTCGCGAGCGATGACGTTCTTCTGAATCTCCGTGGTACCCTCGTAGATCTGGGTGATTTTGGCGTCCCGGTAGAACCGCTCGACGTCGAAGTCGTCGACGTAGCCGGCGCCGCCGTGAATCTGGACGGCTTCGTCGGCAACCTCGACGGCGACGCGGGACGCGAACTCCTTGGCCATCGACGCGAGCGCGGTGAGCTGGTCGTCGCGGTTCTCGACGCTCCACGCGGACTTCCGGGTGAGCGTGCGCGCGGCCTCCGTCTGCGTGTGCATCTCCGCGAGTTTGTGCTCGATGGCTTGGAAGTCGCTGATGGGGCGCCCGAACTGCTCGCGCTCTTGCGCGTAGTCGAGCGCGCGCTCGGCGGCGCCCTTCGCGATGCCGACGCCCTGCGCGGCGACCATCGTGCGCGTCTCGTCGAAGAACTGCATCAACTGGAGGAAGCCGCCGCCCTCCGTTCCGACGAGGTTCTCCTCGGGGACGCGCACGTCGTCGAACCGGAGTTCCGCGGTGTCGCTGGCGCGGATGCCGAGCTTGCCCGTGATTTTGTCCGCCTCGAAGCCGTCGCGGTCGGACTCGACGATAATCTGACTGAAGCCGTTGTACCGGCCGCTGGCGTCGGGGTCGGTCTGGCAGAGCACGACGAAGAAGTCGCCCACGGAGCCGTTCGTGATCCACATCTTGTTGCCGTTGATGACGAACTCGTCGCCGTTCTTCTCCGCCTCAGGCGGCGAAGAGCTCGCCGAGCTTTGCTCGGCGGTGTCACGTTCGGCGCGCGTGGAGACGCTGGAGACGTCCGAGCCGGTGTCGGGTTCGCTGATGGCAGACCCCATGATGGCGTCGCCCGAGGCAATGTCCGGGAGCCAGCGCTCCTTCTGGTCCTCGCTCCCGAACTCGATGAGGGACTCGGCGCCGAAGCCCGCGCTGGAGACGCAGAGGCCGACGCCGGGGTCGGCGGCGAACAGCTCCTCGACGATGAGCGCGGATTCGAGCGCGGAGTAGCCGGCGCCGCCGTACTCCAGCGGAATCGTCGGGCCGAGCAGGCCGGCCTTCGCGGCCTCGTCCATGACCTCGTGGGGGTACTTCTCCTCGCGGTCGTACTCGGAGGCCACCGGCCGGATTTCGTTGTCCGCGAACCGGCGGACCTCCTCTTGAATCGCCTGCTGCTCGTCGGACAGTCCGAAGTCCATGTGTGAGTGTACCGCACACCGGGACAAAAGCACTCGTAAACTACTGGCAATCCTCGCGGCGTTCTTCGAGCGGTGGCGAGCCGGCCCAACTGCTTTTGTTGGGACCCGTCGAAGCCCCCCGCATGGACGACGCCGACCCCAGTGAGGTCGGGCGGACGCCGCTGGTCGAACTCGGCGCCGGGGTCGCGCCGACGGT
It encodes:
- a CDS encoding acyl-CoA dehydrogenase family protein — protein: MDFGLSDEQQAIQEEVRRFADNEIRPVASEYDREEKYPHEVMDEAAKAGLLGPTIPLEYGGAGYSALESALIVEELFAADPGVGLCVSSAGFGAESLIEFGSEDQKERWLPDIASGDAIMGSAISEPDTGSDVSSVSTRAERDTAEQSSASSSPPEAEKNGDEFVINGNKMWITNGSVGDFFVVLCQTDPDASGRYNGFSQIIVESDRDGFEADKITGKLGIRASDTAELRFDDVRVPEENLVGTEGGGFLQLMQFFDETRTMVAAQGVGIAKGAAERALDYAQEREQFGRPISDFQAIEHKLAEMHTQTEAARTLTRKSAWSVENRDDQLTALASMAKEFASRVAVEVADEAVQIHGGAGYVDDFDVERFYRDAKITQIYEGTTEIQKNVIARELLE
- a CDS encoding nitric-oxide reductase large subunit, with the protein product MDVTRSTLAKILAVVFVLNLVVMGAGAAYSYQHQPPIPDELVGPDGDVVATHESIQDGKAVFQSNALMNHGSILGNGAYFGEDYTADALELKTQFMREYYADERYGEAYGDLSAEQQAGVDSRVTADLDRTMSGETAEYTAAEAYAHEQVREVYVERYHEGDAERGIPEGMIGSAEDARKFADFAMWTALVSHANRPGTDHSYTNDWPYNPLAGNEPTGGTMVWSAIAMVLLVGGAGLGVWLYNSIDLPEPSTKGIEVPDPAEVNLLPSQRAATRFIPVAALLFVAQVLLGALLAHYYVERDAFFGIGEALGVDVIQWLPFAITKTYHLDLGILWIATMWIGAGLFLPGLLTGHEPDRQESAINGLLGTLLLVVVGGFVGIYLGSQGFFDGQLWWLLGNEGLEYVEVGRVWQIGLLLGFAIWAFLAYRGLKPLLAREQRFGLAHMILYAGGSIGLLFVAGMLYTPDSNIVMTEFWRWWVVHMWVEGAFEFFIVAIVGITLVSMGLLRKRSAEKAVALQVLFVMGSGVIGVSHHYWWIGQPDVWIPFGSVFSTLELVPLILILFEALGQYRALSASDETFHYKLPFAFIIASGVWNFVGAGVLGFFINLPLINYYEHGTYLTVAHAHAAMFGAFGFLALGMATYMLRLSVDPEKWNGKRLWWAFWLWNAGLAVMVGLSLLPVGFLQLETAFTEGYAVARSLSFYNRDLVQLLFWARFPGDTMLILGTVVFAYDVVRKRFLLRDVEDDASTGPVASRVLGDDD
- a CDS encoding inositol monophosphatase — encoded protein: MNEDRASVAERAALAGSEVALEAFRTGIDVETKSGKTDVVTQADRDAQRRVIEVIRETHPEDAIVGEEEDELKEVPETGAAWVIDPIDGTNNFVRDTQIWATSVAAVKDGETVAAANVLPALGDTYVAGDGEVARDGEPVAVSAKTDPETFVVAPTIWWDFDDRDQYARACDAIVSRFGDMRRYGCAQAVLSMVASGQLEGAITNVTVNAWDSVAGVHLVRQAGGVVTDVHGDRWEPGCDGLVASNGESHDVVLEAAQDIEG